In Terriglobia bacterium, a single window of DNA contains:
- the dnaJ gene encoding molecular chaperone DnaJ, translating into MATKKDYYELLGVPRTASDKELKAAYRKLARKFHPDVNPGDKSAEEKFKEVAEAFAVLSDPEKRAKYDRGGHEAFGPGFDPFAGSGFDFRNFGFGEVTDFFDLFGTGRRRSRPPRPGRGQDIETEIRIPFLDAVRGTTVEVVLPRQSLCTECGGSGRSDRGGERECPDCRGTGRRTQRRRGVQVSLTCGTCGGSGRIGAAPCPVCGGGGRVPTEERLKVRVPPGIEDGGRVRLAGKGDAGVAGGPPGDVYLRIQVDPHEVFRRDGNDLLCEVPVGLARAALGGTIAIPTLDGRATITLPPGTRSGQKLRLKGKGVPASGRRPAGDLYAIVQIVPPKRLDARSREILEEFARLHPDPAP; encoded by the coding sequence ATGGCCACGAAGAAGGATTACTACGAGCTCCTCGGAGTGCCGAGGACCGCGTCGGACAAGGAGCTCAAGGCCGCCTACCGCAAGCTCGCACGGAAGTTCCACCCGGATGTGAATCCCGGGGACAAGTCCGCCGAGGAGAAGTTCAAGGAGGTGGCGGAGGCGTTCGCCGTCCTCTCCGATCCGGAAAAGCGGGCCAAGTACGACCGTGGAGGCCACGAGGCCTTCGGCCCGGGGTTCGATCCGTTTGCGGGATCCGGGTTCGACTTCCGCAACTTCGGGTTCGGAGAGGTGACCGACTTCTTCGACCTCTTCGGCACGGGGCGACGGCGCTCGCGGCCGCCGCGACCGGGCCGCGGGCAGGACATCGAGACGGAGATCCGGATCCCCTTCCTCGACGCGGTCAGGGGAACCACCGTGGAGGTCGTCCTGCCGAGGCAGTCGCTGTGCACGGAGTGCGGCGGCAGCGGGCGGAGCGACCGTGGGGGCGAGCGGGAGTGCCCGGACTGCCGGGGGACCGGGCGGCGCACGCAGCGGCGGCGGGGTGTCCAGGTCTCGCTGACGTGCGGAACCTGCGGTGGCTCCGGCCGAATCGGCGCGGCCCCCTGCCCCGTTTGCGGCGGCGGCGGTCGCGTCCCCACGGAGGAGCGCCTGAAGGTCCGGGTCCCGCCGGGGATCGAGGACGGCGGCCGCGTGCGCCTGGCCGGGAAGGGGGACGCGGGGGTCGCGGGCGGCCCGCCCGGGGACGTCTACCTCCGGATCCAGGTGGATCCGCACGAAGTGTTCCGGAGGGACGGGAACGATCTCCTGTGCGAGGTTCCCGTGGGTCTGGCGCGCGCCGCCCTCGGCGGGACGATCGCGATCCCGACCCTCGACGGGCGCGCCACGATCACGCTCCCGCCGGGGACGAGGAGCGGACAGAAGCTGCGCCTCAAGGGGAAAGGGGTGCCGGCCTCCGGCCGGCGCCCGGCGGGGGACCTCTACGCGATCGTTCAGATCGTCCCGCCGAAGAGGCTCGACGCGAGATCGCGCGAGATCCTCGAGGAGTTCGCGCGTCTCCATCCGGACCCGGCCCCGTGA
- a CDS encoding YciI family protein encodes MGFWVRTLLVTVPPSELEEALAGHLEHLRRLKSDGRLRAAGELGDGDGFLEIFEAADRREAEAVARSSPLVEDGLATWMLREWEELSL; translated from the coding sequence ATGGGTTTCTGGGTTCGCACGCTTCTCGTGACGGTCCCGCCCTCCGAGCTCGAGGAGGCGCTGGCCGGCCACCTCGAGCACCTCAGGCGGCTCAAGTCGGACGGGCGATTGCGGGCGGCAGGGGAGCTGGGGGACGGGGACGGCTTCCTCGAGATCTTCGAGGCGGCGGACCGGCGCGAGGCGGAGGCGGTCGCCCGGTCGAGCCCTCTGGTGGAGGACGGGCTCGCGACGTGGATGCTCCGCGAATGGGAGGAGCTTTCGCTTTGA
- a CDS encoding Rdx family protein — MRIRIEYCTEUNYEPRAAGLAAELKKALGVESDMAPSHGGVFEVTADGRLVFSKKALGRFPNEGEVLTLLRARKS, encoded by the coding sequence ATGCGCATTCGAATCGAATACTGCACGGAGTGAAACTACGAGCCCCGGGCTGCCGGTCTGGCGGCCGAGCTCAAGAAGGCGCTGGGCGTCGAGAGCGACATGGCGCCGTCCCACGGCGGGGTGTTCGAGGTCACCGCGGACGGACGGCTCGTGTTCTCGAAGAAAGCCCTGGGTCGATTCCCGAACGAGGGAGAGGTCCTGACGCTCCTCCGTGCCCGGAAGAGCTGA
- a CDS encoding proline dehydrogenase family protein, with protein MSLLDQLVAFTLPAVPKPIVGYFSKRYIAGPDVEDAFRVARRLGEQGACATFDILGEFITTAEEARTNTGAYVDLVRRIVGERFASVNVSVKLTALGLLLDLDLCLDNLRKLAGVVREAKGFVRIDMEDSPCTDRTLAVYRTLRREFPGTFGVVLQSRLRRTLHDVDDLTDEPANFRLCKGIYLEPRPIAFTDAELIRRNFTLVLDRMFERGAYVGIATHDETLVWEAMRLIREHRLAPDRYEFQMLLGVDEELRRVILKEGHRLRVYVPYGRQWYAYSVRRLRENPQLAGYGFRAIFKKA; from the coding sequence ATGAGCCTGCTCGACCAACTCGTCGCGTTCACCCTTCCCGCCGTACCCAAGCCCATTGTCGGGTACTTCTCCAAGCGATACATCGCCGGACCCGATGTCGAGGACGCGTTCCGGGTGGCCCGGCGCCTCGGGGAGCAAGGGGCGTGCGCGACGTTCGACATCCTCGGGGAGTTCATCACGACGGCGGAGGAGGCGCGGACGAACACCGGCGCCTACGTGGACCTGGTACGGCGCATCGTGGGAGAGAGGTTCGCGTCGGTCAACGTGTCGGTCAAGCTCACGGCCCTCGGGCTCCTGCTCGACCTCGATCTGTGCCTCGACAACCTGCGGAAGCTGGCGGGAGTGGTGCGCGAGGCCAAGGGGTTCGTCCGGATCGACATGGAGGATTCCCCCTGCACCGACCGGACGCTCGCGGTCTATCGAACGCTTCGCCGCGAGTTCCCGGGGACCTTCGGCGTCGTCCTCCAGTCCCGGCTCAGGCGGACGCTCCACGACGTGGACGACCTCACGGACGAGCCGGCGAACTTCAGGCTCTGCAAGGGAATCTACCTCGAGCCGCGGCCGATCGCGTTCACCGACGCGGAGCTGATCCGGCGGAACTTCACCCTGGTGCTGGACCGGATGTTCGAGCGGGGGGCGTACGTCGGGATCGCGACCCACGACGAGACCCTGGTGTGGGAGGCGATGAGACTGATCCGCGAGCACCGGCTCGCTCCCGACCGTTACGAGTTCCAGATGCTCCTCGGCGTGGACGAGGAGCTGCGGCGCGTCATCCTCAAGGAGGGCCATCGCCTCCGGGTCTACGTCCCCTACGGGCGCCAGTGGTACGCCTACTCCGTGCGGCGCCTGCGGGAGAACCCCCAGCTCGCCGGCTACGGGTTCAGGGCGATCTTCAAGAAGGCCTGA
- a CDS encoding MBL fold metallo-hydrolase produces the protein MGTLSFLGGTGTVTGSKFLVEHDGYRMLVDCGLFQGLKDLRLRNWQAPPVDPAKIDLVVLTHAHLDHTGYLPVLVRRGFEGKVLATSATCDLCGILLPDSGHLQEEDAKFANWKGFSKHTPALPLYTEEEARRALPFLRPVPFDRTLEVHDGLSIRFYPAGHILGASLVEVRIRVPNGGGRESVLLFSGDLGRPGQPILPDPAPLPACDHLILESTYGDRDHPREDPKDRLETLVRETVRRGGTLLIPAFAVGRTQTLLYLLREMRRDDRLPEDVPIYLDSPMAIEATRIVTEHPEAQDLEMRALAANGEDPLGLHGVRLASSIEDSKALNNIAYPAIIISASGMAEGGRILHHLEFKLVDHRTTVLFVGFQAAGTRGRALQEGARSVRIHGREISVRARIETLDSLSAHADRGEILGWLRSSRHRPGRVHLVHGEPAGLEDLAGRIRGELSAAVVVPEYLEKTRL, from the coding sequence ATGGGCACGCTCTCCTTCTTGGGCGGCACGGGCACGGTCACCGGCTCGAAATTCCTGGTCGAGCACGACGGGTACCGGATGCTCGTGGATTGCGGGCTCTTCCAGGGGCTCAAGGACCTGCGCCTCAGGAACTGGCAGGCGCCTCCGGTCGATCCCGCGAAGATCGACCTGGTGGTCCTGACGCACGCCCACCTCGATCACACCGGCTACCTTCCCGTGCTCGTCCGGCGCGGCTTCGAAGGGAAGGTCCTCGCGACGTCCGCGACGTGCGACCTGTGCGGCATCCTGCTCCCGGACTCCGGGCATCTCCAGGAGGAGGACGCGAAGTTCGCGAACTGGAAGGGATTCTCGAAGCACACGCCCGCCCTCCCCCTGTACACCGAGGAGGAGGCCCGCAGGGCGCTGCCGTTCCTCCGCCCGGTGCCGTTCGACCGGACCCTCGAAGTCCACGACGGACTGTCGATCCGGTTCTACCCGGCAGGCCACATCCTCGGCGCCTCGCTGGTGGAGGTGCGCATCCGGGTACCGAACGGCGGCGGTCGCGAGTCCGTGCTCCTGTTCTCGGGCGATCTGGGCCGGCCGGGGCAGCCCATTCTCCCCGACCCGGCCCCGCTTCCCGCCTGCGACCACCTGATCCTCGAGAGCACGTACGGAGACCGTGACCATCCCCGCGAGGATCCCAAGGACCGGTTGGAGACGTTGGTCCGCGAGACCGTCCGGCGGGGCGGGACGCTTCTCATTCCGGCGTTCGCCGTCGGACGGACCCAGACGTTGCTCTACCTGCTTCGCGAGATGCGCCGTGACGACCGGCTGCCGGAGGACGTGCCGATCTACCTGGACAGCCCCATGGCGATCGAGGCGACTCGGATCGTCACCGAGCACCCGGAGGCCCAGGACCTCGAGATGCGCGCCCTGGCGGCGAACGGGGAGGATCCGCTGGGACTCCACGGGGTCCGGTTGGCCAGCAGCATCGAGGACTCGAAGGCCTTGAACAACATCGCCTACCCGGCGATCATCATCTCCGCGTCCGGAATGGCCGAGGGAGGACGGATCCTGCACCACCTCGAGTTCAAGCTCGTGGACCACCGGACCACCGTGCTCTTCGTGGGGTTCCAAGCGGCGGGCACGCGGGGCAGGGCGCTCCAGGAAGGAGCGCGGAGCGTCAGGATCCACGGACGGGAGATCTCGGTCCGCGCCCGGATCGAGACGCTGGACAGCCTGTCCGCCCACGCCGACCGGGGAGAGATCCTCGGATGGCTCCGCTCCTCGAGGCACCGGCCCGGCAGGGTCCACCTCGTCCACGGTGAGCCGGCGGGACTCGAGGACCTCGCGGGACGGATCCGCGGGGAACTGTCCGCCGCCGTCGTGGTCCCCGAGTACTTGGAGAAGACCCGGCTCTGA